One genomic segment of bacterium includes these proteins:
- a CDS encoding DUF362 domain-containing protein, which translates to MKPKVFFLPEKDRGALLKRLPLLLAQLINEDFKSSAFCGIKVHVGERGNVTFVPSEFAKAGVEFLKKKKARPFLFETNTLYHGQRGNAIDHLKLAAEHGFSLEGTGAPLLVADGIRGEAAARVPAKSGKHIRNAQLASLVPDIPCVVGFSHFKGHMLSGFGGSIKNFSMGCAARGGKLEMHSLSKPKIDISKCTRCGECQRRCPAEAIVKKTEDFVIVQKKCTGCAGCIGVCPVKAVKFKWNEASESASEKMAEYALAALSGKDAFFVNFLISISPECDCWGERMKLIHEDIGALASRDPVALDQACFDMVADEIRKAHRDVDPEVQLAHAEHIGLGKRNYKLEEL; encoded by the coding sequence ATGAAGCCGAAAGTCTTCTTTCTTCCTGAAAAGGACAGGGGTGCGCTCCTGAAGCGCTTACCGCTCCTGCTTGCGCAACTTATTAACGAGGACTTCAAATCCAGCGCTTTCTGCGGCATAAAGGTTCATGTCGGCGAACGCGGGAATGTTACTTTCGTGCCTTCGGAGTTTGCAAAAGCGGGCGTCGAGTTCCTCAAAAAGAAGAAGGCAAGGCCTTTCCTTTTCGAAACAAACACGCTGTATCACGGCCAGCGCGGCAACGCCATCGATCATCTTAAGTTGGCAGCGGAGCATGGTTTCTCGCTGGAAGGAACAGGCGCACCACTCCTCGTTGCGGACGGAATCCGAGGCGAGGCTGCGGCACGCGTTCCTGCAAAGTCCGGAAAACACATAAGAAACGCTCAGCTTGCTTCGCTTGTTCCTGATATCCCTTGCGTTGTCGGCTTTTCTCACTTCAAGGGTCACATGCTTTCGGGATTCGGTGGTTCGATAAAAAACTTTTCAATGGGATGCGCCGCGCGCGGGGGCAAGCTCGAGATGCACAGCCTTTCAAAGCCCAAGATTGACATCTCGAAATGCACGCGATGCGGGGAATGCCAGCGCCGCTGTCCTGCGGAAGCCATCGTAAAAAAAACTGAAGACTTTGTAATCGTTCAGAAAAAATGCACCGGCTGCGCAGGATGCATAGGGGTCTGCCCGGTAAAGGCGGTTAAATTCAAGTGGAATGAAGCTTCGGAGTCGGCATCTGAAAAGATGGCCGAATATGCGCTTGCCGCACTTTCAGGCAAGGATGCTTTTTTCGTGAATTTCCTCATAAGCATCTCGCCTGAATGCGATTGCTGGGGCGAACGAATGAAGCTTATCCATGAGGATATAGGTGCGCTTGCCTCACGCGATCCGGTTGCGCTTGACCAGGCATGCTTCGATATGGTTGCGGATGAAATTCGTAAAGCACACAGGGACGTTGACCCTGAGGTTCAGCTCGCTCATGCTGAGCATATAGGTTTAGGAAAAAGAAATTACAAACTGGAGGAGTTGTGA